In a genomic window of Verrucomicrobiota bacterium:
- a CDS encoding DUF6580 family putative transport protein, producing MKEKQNHWWPVICLMLVAAITRIPGLLPPNFSAVYALAFCAGVYFPGRMAWWLPFVTFAATDLLLNLYYKYVQGIDTFNPATLIFLLANYLAYPVLIWLGKRFSRKTAFHALLGGGILGAILFYLVTNTASWLFDPAYPKTLAGWIQALSRGTPGYPPTWEFFINTLTSGGLFTGLFAGAMKLSEAAESEAEEPEEAEEESPVADGEKEPQETKA from the coding sequence TTGAAAGAAAAGCAGAACCATTGGTGGCCCGTGATTTGCCTCATGCTGGTGGCCGCGATCACCCGCATTCCCGGCTTGTTACCGCCGAACTTCAGCGCTGTTTACGCGCTGGCGTTCTGCGCGGGGGTCTATTTCCCCGGTCGCATGGCCTGGTGGCTCCCGTTCGTCACCTTTGCCGCCACGGACCTCCTGCTCAACCTCTATTATAAGTACGTTCAGGGCATTGACACCTTCAACCCGGCCACGCTGATTTTCCTGCTGGCCAATTACCTCGCGTATCCCGTGCTCATCTGGCTGGGTAAACGATTTTCCCGGAAAACCGCCTTTCATGCCCTCCTGGGGGGCGGCATTCTGGGGGCCATTCTGTTCTACCTGGTCACCAATACCGCTTCCTGGCTCTTTGATCCGGCCTATCCGAAAACCCTCGCGGGCTGGATCCAGGCGCTCTCGCGCGGCACGCCCGGCTACCCACCCACTTGGGAGTTTTTCATCAACACGCTCACCAGCGGCGGATTATTCACCGGGCTGTTTGCCGGCGCGATGAAACTGAGCGAAGCCGCCGAAAGCGAGGCGGAGGAACCCGAGGAAGCCGAGGAAGAATCGCCCGTGGCCGATGGCGAAAAGGAACCCCAGGAAACCAAGGCGTAG
- a CDS encoding RluA family pseudouridine synthase, with the protein MDPMLDVIYEDAELLVVNKPADLVCHPTKGDVYSSLISRVRLHLGAASHPQLVNRLDRETTGLTLVAKTPEAARELRQLWEGREVAKEYLAIVHGQVAHDHGILDAPLGRDLESMVAIKDGVRPDGAPALTEYWVEKRFLRAVPVPEDAAQQGRRPFTLVRIRLHTGRKHQIRIHFAHAGHPIVGDKIYGGDEQLYLDFVVGRLSAAQWRKLILPNHALHSGRLRFTWRGKDWEFAASPEAWFGQFLAEPAGE; encoded by the coding sequence ATGGACCCGATGCTGGATGTCATTTATGAAGATGCCGAGTTGTTGGTGGTCAACAAACCGGCGGATTTGGTATGTCATCCCACCAAAGGGGACGTGTATTCCAGCCTGATCAGCCGTGTGCGCCTGCATTTGGGGGCGGCGAGCCATCCGCAGTTGGTGAACCGGCTGGATCGCGAAACGACCGGGTTGACCTTGGTCGCCAAGACGCCCGAGGCCGCCCGCGAATTGCGCCAGTTATGGGAGGGGCGGGAGGTTGCCAAGGAATACCTGGCGATCGTTCACGGGCAGGTGGCCCATGACCACGGCATCTTGGATGCCCCGCTGGGGCGCGACCTGGAGAGCATGGTGGCGATCAAGGATGGAGTGCGCCCCGACGGCGCCCCCGCCCTTACGGAGTATTGGGTGGAAAAGCGGTTTCTCCGCGCGGTGCCGGTGCCCGAGGATGCGGCGCAGCAGGGCCGCCGGCCGTTCACGCTGGTGCGGATCCGGCTGCATACCGGGCGCAAACATCAAATCCGCATTCACTTTGCCCATGCTGGGCATCCCATTGTGGGCGATAAAATCTACGGCGGCGACGAACAGTTGTACCTGGATTTTGTGGTGGGCCGGTTGAGCGCGGCGCAATGGCGCAAACTGATCCTGCCCAACCACGCCTTGCACTCCGGGCGTCTGCGTTTTACGTGGCGGGGTAAGGACTGGGAGTTTGCGGCCTCCCCCGAGGCCTGGTTTGGACAATTTTTGGCGGAGCCGGCAGGGGAATAG